Proteins found in one Clostridium kluyveri DSM 555 genomic segment:
- the recJ gene encoding single-stranded-DNA-specific exonuclease RecJ: MKRRWMLKRCNKDVKYISKKAGISEIMATILANRGIVEEKEIRDFLNPSVDNLQDPLSMKDMEKGTDIIYKAIMDNKNIAIYGDYDVDGVMSTYILYCGLLKCGAKVKYHIPDRIEEGYGINIKSIEKLKEEGCEVIITCDNGISALAQVKRAKELGIAVVITDHHHIFFEERENGEKTYLIPEADAVIDPKQEDCSYPFKHLCGAGVAFKFIQVLYKKFNFKKEQCYKFIQYAAIGTICDIVDLIDENRIIVKKGLDMINNTENLGLKALIEETSLKGKNITSYHIGFIIGPCINATGRLKSAVLALELLLCKDAEKAGKLAKKLHELNIQRQDMTVKSLNNIIDKVENSNLKRDKVLVVYEKETHESIAGIVAGRLKDRYNVPSIVITSGRIMSKGSGRSIEGYNMFEELVKCKELMEKFGGHPLAAGLSITEENINRLRENLNKNCNLTEEDLIPKIRIDKKLPLENISFHVLEDIKKLEPFGKGNSTPLFGEKNIDVFKIYFMGKDKNVLKLFCRLKNSLKKIDAIAFDGGEKFKKLILEVYGSSGANKIFNNNFTSLKMDFIFLPCINEFNGVKNLQLVIKDFRLTSKNK, translated from the coding sequence TTGAAGAGAAGATGGATGCTTAAAAGGTGTAATAAAGATGTAAAATATATTTCAAAAAAGGCAGGAATAAGTGAAATTATGGCAACTATTCTTGCAAATAGAGGTATTGTAGAAGAGAAAGAAATAAGAGACTTTTTAAATCCCTCTGTAGACAATTTACAAGACCCCTTGTCTATGAAGGATATGGAAAAAGGTACGGATATAATATATAAGGCCATAATGGATAATAAAAATATAGCCATATATGGTGATTATGACGTGGATGGAGTAATGAGTACCTATATATTATACTGTGGTCTTTTAAAATGCGGAGCAAAAGTTAAATATCACATACCGGATAGAATAGAAGAGGGGTACGGTATAAATATAAAAAGTATAGAAAAGTTAAAAGAAGAAGGATGTGAAGTTATAATAACCTGTGACAATGGTATTTCTGCACTGGCTCAGGTTAAAAGAGCTAAAGAGCTTGGCATTGCCGTGGTGATTACAGATCACCACCATATATTTTTTGAGGAACGGGAAAATGGGGAAAAGACATATTTAATACCCGAGGCAGATGCAGTTATAGACCCTAAACAGGAGGATTGTTCATATCCCTTTAAACATCTCTGTGGTGCAGGGGTGGCTTTTAAATTTATTCAGGTACTTTATAAAAAATTTAATTTTAAAAAAGAACAGTGTTATAAATTTATTCAATATGCTGCTATAGGAACTATATGTGATATAGTTGATCTAATAGATGAAAACAGAATTATAGTTAAAAAGGGACTTGATATGATAAATAATACTGAGAATCTGGGGTTAAAAGCACTTATAGAGGAAACTTCGTTAAAAGGTAAAAATATCACTTCCTACCATATAGGTTTTATTATAGGCCCTTGTATAAATGCCACGGGAAGACTTAAAAGTGCAGTTTTGGCATTGGAACTTTTGCTGTGTAAAGATGCAGAAAAGGCCGGTAAACTTGCAAAAAAACTTCATGAATTAAATATACAGAGACAGGATATGACGGTTAAAAGTTTAAATAATATAATAGATAAAGTGGAAAATTCAAATTTAAAAAGGGATAAGGTACTTGTAGTATATGAAAAAGAAACTCATGAAAGTATAGCAGGCATAGTGGCAGGGAGACTTAAAGACAGATATAATGTACCTTCTATAGTAATAACATCGGGAAGAATTATGTCAAAAGGTTCAGGCAGATCAATTGAGGGCTATAACATGTTTGAAGAACTTGTAAAATGCAAAGAATTAATGGAAAAGTTTGGTGGACATCCTTTGGCAGCGGGATTATCCATAACAGAAGAAAATATAAATAGATTAAGAGAAAATTTAAATAAAAATTGTAATCTTACAGAAGAGGATTTAATACCCAAAATCAGGATAGATAAAAAACTGCCTCTTGAGAACATATCTTTTCACGTGCTGGAAGATATAAAAAAACTGGAACCTTTTGGAAAAGGTAATTCCACTCCTTTATTTGGAGAAAAAAATATAGATGTATTTAAAATTTATTTTATGGGAAAGGATAAAAATGTATTAAAATTATTTTGCAGATTGAAAAATAGCCTAAAAAAAATTGATGCAATAGCCTTTGATGGGGGAGAAAAATTTAAAAAATTAATACTTGAAGTCTATGGAAGTAGTGGTGCAAATAAAATTTTTAATAATAATTTTACCAGTTTAAAAATGGATTTTATATTTTTACCCTGTATTAATGAATTTAATGGTGTTAAAAATCTTCAACTTGTAATAAAAGATTTTAGACTCACGTCAAAAAATAAATAA
- a CDS encoding aminotransferase class IV, which produces MEQYSNKFFLYNDEIKNKGESLEDISYKGKSIYEVIRIIDGKPLFLEPHLKRMENSCKITGLKIWLTGDEIKNRIKKLVEVNKAYIGNIKIIFNFSRENVFVAYFSKHFYPPLKYYKTGVDTIFFHGEREDPNAKVINTAFREKVNEKIKENNVFEAILVDNEGNITEGSKSNIFMIKGEKVITAPVGDVLPGVTRDVIIKICKDMGLEVEEEKINYKQIERFDALFISGTSPKVLPIKRVENIAFHSPENKALISIMNAYDHEMEKDIKSFTYSEI; this is translated from the coding sequence ATGGAACAATATTCAAATAAATTTTTTTTGTATAATGATGAAATAAAAAACAAAGGAGAATCTCTAGAGGATATATCATATAAGGGAAAATCTATCTATGAAGTTATAAGGATAATAGATGGTAAACCTCTATTTTTGGAACCTCATTTAAAGCGCATGGAAAATTCTTGTAAAATAACTGGTTTAAAGATCTGGCTTACAGGAGATGAGATTAAAAATAGAATAAAAAAGCTGGTGGAAGTGAATAAGGCTTATATTGGAAATATAAAAATTATTTTTAATTTTTCTCGTGAAAATGTATTTGTGGCATATTTTTCAAAACATTTTTATCCACCTCTAAAATATTATAAAACAGGGGTAGATACTATCTTTTTTCACGGGGAAAGAGAAGATCCCAATGCCAAAGTAATAAATACTGCATTTAGGGAAAAAGTCAATGAAAAAATTAAAGAAAATAATGTGTTTGAAGCAATACTTGTAGATAATGAGGGAAATATTACAGAAGGAAGTAAGTCCAATATATTTATGATAAAAGGTGAAAAGGTAATAACTGCTCCGGTGGGAGATGTACTTCCAGGGGTTACAAGAGATGTTATAATAAAAATTTGTAAAGATATGGGGCTTGAAGTTGAGGAGGAAAAAATAAATTATAAACAAATAGAAAGGTTTGATGCTCTCTTTATATCAGGCACTTCTCCTAAGGTACTGCCTATAAAAAGGGTAGAAAATATAGCCTTCCATTCCCCTGAAAACAAGGCGCTTATAAGTATAATGAATGCATATGACCATGAGATGGAAAAGGATATAAAAAGCTTTACATATTCTGAAATTTAA
- a CDS encoding HAD-IB family hydrolase, protein MEKLAIFDVDFTLTKRETLMEFYIFMVKKYPRLIIYAPFSIFSAILYLIKLFPASKAKENFIAFINGISENDMKLLVKEFYEKRLSKIIYEDALSTIKKLKKRGYKIYLISASAEFYLNELYRIKEVDKIIGTRFTILNGNHNKKISGENCKGEEKVKRLMKSLKEDNIDVDFKNSYMFSDSLSDLPLFNMVGNPYLINYRKRHPHIKILKWR, encoded by the coding sequence TTGGAAAAACTGGCTATATTTGATGTAGATTTTACTTTGACCAAAAGGGAGACTTTAATGGAATTTTACATATTTATGGTGAAAAAGTATCCTAGACTTATAATATATGCACCTTTTAGTATTTTTTCTGCTATTTTATATCTCATAAAACTATTTCCTGCGTCAAAGGCCAAGGAAAATTTCATTGCATTTATAAATGGAATAAGCGAAAATGATATGAAACTTCTAGTAAAAGAATTTTATGAAAAAAGATTAAGTAAAATAATTTATGAAGATGCCCTGAGTACTATAAAAAAACTAAAAAAGAGAGGATATAAAATATACCTTATATCTGCATCTGCAGAGTTTTATTTAAATGAATTATACAGAATAAAAGAAGTAGATAAAATAATAGGCACCAGATTTACTATACTGAATGGGAATCACAATAAAAAAATCTCAGGTGAAAACTGTAAAGGGGAAGAAAAAGTAAAAAGACTTATGAAATCTTTAAAAGAAGATAATATAGATGTGGATTTTAAAAACTCCTATATGTTTTCAGATTCACTATCTGACTTACCTCTTTTTAATATGGTTGGAAACCCCTATCTTATAAATTATAGAAAAAGACACCCTCATATAAAAATACTAAAATGGAGATAA
- a CDS encoding DUF1292 domain-containing protein, protein MDNENLNSCGCDSKEENCGEHEHEHDCDCGCDCGEHENLVVDLEDENGNLVSCEIIDEFEYKDNQYVLVQNPENNSVYLFKVEMGDNGEELIIPEDKEFEEASAHYAELVEESED, encoded by the coding sequence ATGGATAATGAAAATTTAAATAGCTGCGGCTGCGATTCTAAAGAAGAAAATTGTGGAGAGCATGAACATGAACATGATTGTGATTGTGGCTGCGATTGTGGAGAACATGAAAATCTCGTGGTGGATTTAGAAGATGAAAATGGAAATTTAGTTTCTTGTGAAATAATTGATGAATTTGAATATAAAGATAATCAGTATGTTTTAGTTCAAAATCCTGAAAATAATTCTGTATATTTATTTAAAGTAGAGATGGGAGACAATGGGGAAGAACTTATTATACCAGAGGATAAGGAATTTGAAGAAGCATCTGCCCACTATGCAGAGTTGGTAGAAGAGTCAGAGGATTAA
- the nifJ gene encoding pyruvate:ferredoxin (flavodoxin) oxidoreductase has protein sequence MSKMKTMDGNTAAAYISYAFTDVAAIYPITPSSPMAEHVDEWVAQGKKNVFGQQVKVMEMQSEAGAAGAVHGSLQGGALTTTYTASQGLLLMVPNMYKIAGELLPGVFQVTARAIAASSLSIFGDHQDVMATRQTGFALLAESSVQQVMDLAAVAHLSAIKGRVPFVNFFDGFRTSHEIQKIEVLEYEDLAKLVDYKAVNDFRRRALNPDHPVTRGTAQNPDIYFQGREVSNKYYEALPEIVENYMKEMTKLTGREYHIFNYYGAKDAERVIVAMGSVCETIEEVIDYLMAKGEKVGLVTVHLYRPFSIKHFLDQMPDTVKKIAVLDRTKEPGSTGEPLYLDVKNAFYGKEGQPVVVGGRYGLGSKDTLPPHILSVFENLKLESPKDRFTVSIVDDVTNTSLDIAEDINTTPEGTTACKFWGLGSDGTVGANKSAIKIIGDHTNMYAQGYFAYDSKKSGGITVSHLRFGKSQIKSPYLIDKADFIAVHNKSYVHKYNVLEGLKKGGKFLLNTNWTEKELEGELPASMKKYIADNDIEFYILDAVKIAEEIGLGGRINMICQAAFFKLANIIPVEDAVKYLKDAVEGSYSKKGQKIVDMNNAAIDKGVNALVKVNVPASWKDAKEGEAAAALEVPEFISKIVYPMNRQDGDKLPVSTFVGMEDGTFPQGTAAYEKRGIAINVPEWQADKCIQCNQCSFVCPHAAIRPVLTNAEELAKAPVGFESKAASGAKGLNFTIAVSPLDCTGCGNCADICPAKEKALVMKPIDTQLNRTDAWDYAMSVSYKENPLNKFSVKGSQFEKPLLEFSGACAGCGETPYVKLVTQLFGDTMMIANATGCSSIWGASAPATPYTKNHRGHGPSWGNSLFEDNAEYGLGMFLAVKQVRDKVALNIKEALKGNLSTELKAAFEDWLENTDNGKDTRERADKIIELLENEKKEDALLNEIYENKDFLIKRSHWMFGGDGWAYDIGYGGLDHVLASGEDVNVLVLDTEVYSNTGGQSSKATPTAAVAKFAASGKKTKKKDLGMMAMTYGYVYVAQIAMGADKNQTLKAIQEAEAYKGPSLIVAYAPCINHGLRDGMGRSQNESKKAVESGYWALYRYNPELKEQGKKSFSLDSKKPTSDFKEFLMGEVRYSSLAKQFPETAEQLFEKTKKDAFDRIAGYEKLANEI, from the coding sequence ATGAGTAAAATGAAAACTATGGATGGAAATACCGCAGCAGCTTATATATCCTATGCTTTTACTGATGTAGCGGCTATTTATCCAATAACTCCATCATCACCTATGGCAGAACATGTTGATGAGTGGGTTGCCCAGGGCAAAAAGAATGTTTTTGGACAACAGGTAAAAGTTATGGAAATGCAATCAGAAGCAGGAGCTGCGGGAGCTGTACACGGATCTCTGCAGGGAGGAGCACTTACCACTACCTACACTGCATCCCAGGGATTACTGCTTATGGTACCTAATATGTATAAAATTGCCGGTGAGTTATTGCCAGGCGTATTCCAAGTAACTGCAAGAGCTATAGCTGCAAGTTCTCTTAGCATATTTGGAGATCATCAGGACGTTATGGCTACAAGACAGACTGGATTTGCACTACTTGCAGAGAGTTCAGTTCAGCAAGTTATGGATCTTGCTGCAGTGGCACACTTATCTGCAATAAAGGGAAGAGTTCCTTTTGTAAACTTTTTTGATGGATTTAGAACTTCACATGAAATCCAAAAAATTGAGGTACTTGAATATGAAGACTTGGCAAAATTGGTAGATTATAAAGCTGTAAATGATTTTAGAAGAAGAGCTTTAAATCCTGATCATCCAGTAACTCGTGGTACAGCTCAAAATCCTGATATATACTTCCAGGGAAGAGAAGTTTCCAATAAATACTATGAAGCACTTCCTGAAATAGTTGAAAATTATATGAAAGAAATGACCAAGCTTACTGGAAGAGAATACCATATATTTAACTATTATGGTGCAAAAGATGCAGAAAGAGTTATAGTTGCAATGGGTTCTGTTTGTGAAACCATAGAGGAAGTAATAGATTATTTAATGGCAAAAGGGGAAAAAGTTGGCCTGGTTACAGTTCATCTATACAGACCGTTTTCAATAAAACACTTCCTTGATCAAATGCCAGACACTGTTAAAAAGATTGCAGTTCTAGACAGAACAAAAGAACCAGGTTCAACAGGAGAACCTTTGTATTTAGATGTTAAAAATGCATTCTATGGAAAAGAAGGACAGCCAGTAGTAGTTGGAGGAAGATATGGTCTTGGGTCAAAAGATACACTTCCACCACACATTCTTTCAGTATTTGAAAACTTAAAATTAGAAAGTCCAAAAGATAGATTTACAGTAAGCATAGTTGACGATGTTACAAATACATCTTTAGATATAGCAGAAGACATAAATACCACACCAGAGGGAACCACAGCTTGTAAGTTCTGGGGACTTGGTTCTGACGGTACTGTTGGGGCAAACAAAAGTGCTATAAAGATCATAGGAGATCATACAAATATGTATGCTCAGGGCTACTTTGCTTATGACTCCAAAAAATCTGGAGGAATAACAGTTTCACATTTAAGATTTGGTAAATCTCAAATAAAATCACCATATCTTATAGACAAGGCTGATTTTATTGCAGTTCACAATAAGTCCTATGTTCATAAGTACAATGTACTTGAAGGACTTAAAAAAGGAGGGAAATTCCTTCTTAATACCAACTGGACAGAGAAAGAACTGGAAGGTGAATTACCAGCTTCCATGAAAAAATATATAGCAGACAATGACATTGAATTCTATATATTAGATGCAGTTAAAATAGCGGAGGAAATTGGTCTTGGCGGAAGAATAAACATGATATGTCAGGCTGCCTTCTTTAAGCTTGCGAATATAATACCTGTAGAAGATGCTGTGAAATACTTAAAGGATGCTGTGGAAGGTTCCTATAGTAAAAAGGGACAAAAAATTGTAGATATGAATAATGCAGCCATAGACAAGGGAGTTAATGCCCTAGTTAAAGTTAATGTTCCAGCTTCATGGAAAGATGCAAAAGAAGGTGAAGCTGCAGCTGCACTTGAAGTACCGGAATTTATATCCAAAATAGTTTATCCAATGAACAGACAGGATGGAGATAAGCTTCCTGTAAGTACTTTTGTTGGAATGGAAGATGGTACATTCCCACAGGGTACGGCAGCTTATGAAAAGAGAGGAATAGCTATAAATGTTCCAGAATGGCAGGCAGATAAATGTATACAATGTAATCAATGTTCCTTTGTATGTCCTCATGCAGCTATAAGACCTGTTCTTACAAATGCAGAGGAATTGGCTAAGGCACCAGTAGGTTTTGAATCCAAGGCTGCTTCTGGAGCAAAAGGATTAAACTTTACCATAGCCGTTTCACCTCTTGATTGTACAGGATGTGGAAACTGTGCGGATATATGTCCTGCAAAGGAAAAGGCTCTTGTTATGAAGCCTATAGATACACAATTAAATAGAACAGATGCCTGGGATTATGCAATGTCTGTGTCTTACAAGGAAAATCCTCTTAATAAATTCAGCGTAAAGGGAAGTCAGTTTGAAAAACCACTTCTTGAGTTCTCCGGGGCTTGTGCAGGATGTGGAGAAACTCCATATGTAAAACTTGTAACTCAATTGTTTGGGGATACAATGATGATAGCAAATGCTACAGGATGTTCATCAATTTGGGGTGCATCAGCTCCGGCTACTCCTTATACAAAAAATCACAGAGGACATGGACCATCCTGGGGTAATTCTTTATTTGAAGACAATGCTGAATACGGACTTGGAATGTTCCTTGCAGTTAAACAGGTAAGAGATAAGGTTGCATTAAATATCAAAGAAGCATTAAAAGGTAATTTAAGCACAGAACTTAAAGCTGCTTTTGAAGACTGGCTTGAAAATACAGATAATGGAAAAGATACCAGAGAAAGAGCGGATAAAATAATAGAATTACTGGAAAATGAGAAAAAAGAAGATGCATTATTAAATGAAATATATGAAAATAAGGATTTTCTAATTAAGAGATCCCATTGGATGTTCGGTGGAGACGGATGGGCTTATGATATAGGCTACGGTGGATTGGATCATGTTCTGGCATCTGGGGAAGATGTGAATGTACTTGTACTTGATACAGAAGTTTATTCAAATACAGGTGGACAATCTTCAAAAGCAACTCCTACAGCTGCAGTGGCTAAATTTGCTGCCAGCGGCAAGAAAACCAAGAAGAAAGACCTTGGAATGATGGCTATGACTTATGGATATGTTTATGTAGCACAAATTGCCATGGGAGCAGATAAAAATCAGACATTAAAAGCTATCCAGGAAGCAGAAGCTTACAAAGGACCATCACTTATAGTAGCTTATGCACCATGTATAAACCATGGATTAAGAGATGGAATGGGTAGAAGTCAGAATGAATCTAAGAAAGCTGTTGAGTCTGGATATTGGGCACTATACAGATACAACCCAGAATTGAAGGAACAGGGTAAAAAATCCTTTAGTTTGGATTCTAAAAAACCAACCTCAGACTTTAAGGAATTCCTAATGGGCGAAGTTAGATATTCTTCCCTTGCTAAACAATTCCCAGAAACAGCAGAACAATTATTTGAAAAGACTAAAAAAGATGCCTTTGACAGAATTGCAGGTTATGAAAAACTGGCAAATGAAATATAA
- a CDS encoding undecaprenyldiphospho-muramoylpentapeptide beta-N-acetylglucosaminyltransferase: MKKIILTGGGSAGHVTPNLALIPKLKELGYEIQYIGTESGIEREIIENEKIKYHVISSGKLRRYFDIKNFTDPFKVIKGIFQAIFIMRKEKPNVVFSKGGFVSVPVVFAAYINGIPVIAHESDITPGLANRLSSPYCTKVCVTFPESVKSIKGDNAVLTGTPIRQELLDGSRIIGRRMCGFQNDKPVLLIIGGSLGSKFINNTVRNCLNELLKIYNIIHICGKGNLEEKLTERNGYVQFEYVSEEMPHIMNAADIVISRAGANVIFELLALKKPNLLIPLSRKSSRGDQILNAASFEKSGYSMVLKEEDMTPKLLLDKLKKLDMSKHTYINKMKASAVQDATNKIINLIEKYK; encoded by the coding sequence TTGAAAAAGATAATATTAACTGGAGGAGGTTCTGCCGGCCATGTTACACCAAATCTGGCATTAATTCCAAAGTTAAAAGAATTAGGCTATGAAATACAATATATAGGTACAGAAAGTGGCATTGAAAGAGAAATAATAGAAAATGAAAAAATAAAATATCATGTAATCTCCAGTGGAAAACTTAGAAGATATTTTGATATAAAAAATTTTACGGATCCTTTTAAGGTAATTAAAGGAATATTTCAAGCCATATTCATAATGAGAAAGGAAAAACCAAATGTTGTGTTTTCAAAAGGAGGATTTGTATCAGTACCTGTGGTTTTTGCTGCATACATAAATGGTATTCCTGTTATTGCACACGAGTCCGATATAACTCCAGGACTTGCAAATAGACTGTCTTCACCTTATTGCACCAAAGTCTGTGTTACTTTTCCGGAATCTGTAAAGTCTATAAAAGGTGATAATGCTGTACTTACAGGCACACCAATAAGGCAGGAACTCTTAGATGGAAGCAGAATAATAGGTAGAAGAATGTGCGGTTTTCAAAATGACAAGCCTGTGCTGCTCATAATAGGAGGGAGTTTGGGATCAAAATTTATAAATAATACGGTGAGAAATTGTTTAAATGAACTTTTGAAAATTTATAATATAATTCATATATGTGGAAAAGGAAATTTGGAAGAAAAGCTTACAGAGAGGAATGGCTATGTACAATTTGAATATGTAAGTGAAGAAATGCCTCACATAATGAATGCAGCAGATATAGTAATATCAAGAGCCGGAGCAAATGTTATATTTGAACTTCTAGCCCTTAAAAAACCCAATTTACTTATTCCTCTGTCTAGAAAATCCAGTAGAGGAGATCAGATTTTAAATGCTGCATCTTTTGAGAAAAGTGGATACAGTATGGTACTTAAGGAAGAGGATATGACCCCAAAGCTGCTTTTAGACAAGTTAAAAAAATTAGACATGTCAAAGCATACTTATATAAATAAAATGAAGGCAAGTGCCGTACAAGATGCAACAAATAAAATTATAAATTTAATAGAAAAATATAAATAA
- a CDS encoding flagellar assembly protein A has translation MKKVFQDTSLENCLQLARYELNIPEDKLEYKVLENKRSFFRRKVVIEVTYGEEKVEEISKEEEEDKLNEDQGTVKVIEGKIIVKDPIDGEKPAVIVKGEHMSIFVDGVEIKEECEVLNSSNIEVILEENVPKRELKIDISGDAMEAYAKVNYTSKNVYVLKDTKESNKLNLEVYIVETVEPPKYNESDVKNELVSNKIVYGIIEENFKDVLESGKRVLIAKGKKPVDGEDDVININFQDSVDFKEDVGGNIDFKSIGIVSTVKKGDIIAERHKGFEGENGFDVNGKTLKFKKAKHKKLTAGQGCMIKDEDKVEAVIEGKPFIKNGTFYVHQVHEISKDVDLSTGNIKFTGDVIVQGNVKEGMEVECGGNLSIYKEVERAKIKAVGDILINGSIVGSEIYGGGDCVNKIKTIDHLLEFKVNLEEMIEAVREIKMYDLLGKNKKDGEIIKILLENKFKGLLKLGINIIADLNMDPEECEQNLAKEIVKIIRTSFMGMGPINIKNYSELNYLKEKIEAEIEHLNECLALPVNLTIAYCQDSHIESSGSVVITGKGEYISEITANDSIEFLQERSVARGGTLKAKKEIKCKIVGSMAGVSTVLHVEDGGHIWADIAYHNTVIKVGKKKVMLDSPSKNLHAYFNEGNIVVDKFLL, from the coding sequence ATGAAAAAAGTATTTCAGGACACTTCACTGGAAAATTGTCTGCAGCTTGCAAGATATGAATTAAATATACCAGAGGATAAATTGGAGTATAAAGTACTTGAAAATAAAAGATCCTTTTTTAGGAGAAAAGTAGTAATAGAGGTGACCTATGGTGAGGAGAAAGTAGAAGAAATTTCTAAAGAGGAAGAAGAGGATAAATTAAATGAGGATCAAGGTACTGTAAAAGTTATAGAAGGTAAGATAATTGTAAAAGACCCTATAGATGGGGAAAAGCCAGCTGTAATAGTAAAGGGAGAACATATGTCCATTTTTGTGGATGGAGTTGAAATAAAAGAAGAATGTGAAGTTTTAAACAGCAGTAATATAGAAGTGATCTTAGAAGAAAATGTTCCTAAAAGGGAACTGAAGATAGATATTTCAGGAGATGCCATGGAGGCTTATGCAAAGGTTAATTACACATCTAAAAATGTTTATGTACTTAAAGATACAAAAGAAAGCAACAAATTAAATCTGGAAGTTTATATAGTTGAAACTGTGGAACCTCCTAAATACAATGAAAGTGACGTAAAAAATGAACTTGTAAGTAATAAAATTGTTTATGGCATAATTGAGGAAAATTTTAAGGATGTTCTAGAAAGTGGAAAAAGAGTATTAATAGCAAAAGGTAAAAAGCCTGTAGATGGGGAAGATGATGTTATAAATATCAACTTTCAAGATTCTGTAGACTTCAAAGAGGATGTGGGAGGGAATATAGATTTTAAAAGTATAGGCATTGTAAGTACTGTAAAAAAAGGTGATATTATTGCTGAAAGGCATAAAGGATTTGAAGGGGAAAATGGATTCGATGTAAATGGGAAAACTTTAAAATTTAAAAAAGCTAAACATAAAAAACTTACTGCAGGACAAGGGTGTATGATTAAAGATGAGGATAAAGTTGAAGCAGTTATAGAAGGAAAGCCTTTTATAAAAAATGGTACTTTTTATGTACATCAGGTTCATGAAATCAGTAAGGATGTGGATTTAAGTACGGGTAATATAAAGTTTACAGGAGATGTAATAGTACAGGGTAACGTAAAAGAAGGAATGGAAGTTGAATGTGGAGGCAACCTTAGTATATATAAAGAAGTAGAAAGAGCTAAGATTAAAGCCGTGGGGGATATTTTAATAAATGGAAGTATTGTGGGCTCGGAAATATATGGTGGGGGAGATTGTGTAAATAAAATCAAAACCATAGATCACCTTTTGGAATTTAAGGTTAACCTGGAAGAGATGATTGAAGCCGTGAGAGAAATAAAAATGTATGATCTACTTGGCAAAAATAAAAAAGATGGGGAGATAATAAAAATATTATTGGAAAATAAATTTAAAGGACTTTTAAAGCTTGGAATAAATATAATTGCGGATTTAAATATGGACCCTGAAGAATGTGAACAAAATTTAGCAAAGGAAATAGTAAAAATTATAAGGACAAGTTTTATGGGTATGGGACCTATAAATATAAAAAACTACTCAGAGTTAAATTATCTAAAAGAAAAAATTGAAGCTGAAATTGAACATTTAAATGAATGTCTTGCTCTTCCTGTAAATTTAACTATAGCCTATTGTCAGGATTCTCATATAGAAAGTTCCGGAAGCGTAGTAATCACTGGAAAGGGGGAGTATATATCTGAAATTACTGCAAATGATTCTATTGAATTTTTGCAGGAAAGAAGTGTAGCAAGAGGGGGAACATTAAAAGCGAAAAAAGAAATTAAATGTAAAATTGTAGGTAGTATGGCAGGAGTGTCTACAGTACTTCATGTAGAAGATGGAGGACATATATGGGCGGATATTGCATATCACAATACTGTAATCAAAGTGGGAAAGAAAAAAGTTATGTTGGATTCTCCAA